The Pochonia chlamydosporia 170 chromosome 3, whole genome shotgun sequence genome contains the following window.
GTGGCGGCCACGGCCCGTGCGGACAAGTTAGCTGTGAGAGATGCGTCGAGATTGCCGAGTATATTATCGTCGATACAGCCACCAGAGACGACTTTGGCGGCTTTGCCTCGTGTTGAAACAGGAGATGTGGTTAGTAGGGTTTGGTTGCTGAGTACGGACAAGATTGCTGATTTTGGATACAGACTtgggttgatgttgtcctTCCAGTTACTACGACTACACTTCCTGAACACACgaatggaccagactcaaagtCATCCGCGACGAAGTACAGCCGAGAATATACGACTAGCGAAACCAGCGCCCAACTATGCCTCGTTGTCGTTTTCGTAACAGTAGGCGCTACTATCGTCGTTCTCATTGCAGTATCACTCGCCCTCTTCTGCAGCAGACATTGGTTCAAGTGCAACCGCTGCATGGGAGACATGTTATCTGCTGTGGAGGAACAGAAATGGGGAAGAAACACGATGATACACGATGGACATCACCAGTGGTTGTTGAGCTCGCCCAACCCCCctgagcagcagcaaggtgTGCAACAAACATCGCAACCTGTTCTACAAGAAGCCCCAGCACTGCATAGAGAACACTCTTGGTCATCAGATGCAACCGCAACTGTTGTCAATACTCACAACGAGCCTGTTTCTGCAGTCGACTCCGAAACTTCGTGTGGGACTCAACAAACCTTGTATGTTGTCCGGTTTATTCGCTTATGCTCAACGTCACTAACACGATAGCAGCCAAGTTTCCCCTACAAGTTTACACCTCTCACCGATAATATGTTCCACACAAGGCAATCAAGTCGCTCCGCAGTGGCAGTTTCCAGTAGAATTACCAGCTTCGCCAGACCCAAGACATACTCTGCTCCCGAGTTatccagcagccatggcggACGCTCACCTGTCGCCGAGGTTTTCGTGGaccggagaagaagaggcgtCTTATAGGCCGTCATCGTGGATAAAGCGGTAATACTGCTGGGTTTAATATCGAGAATAGTTTAATTCTGTTGCATTAGCGCGGCGTTGGGAATCTGTTTCATGTAGCTTATACCACAATGTTAGACAATAAAAACATCACAAAAACATATGAGCCAATATTCAGAAAATTGCAAGTCGTAAATTTCATGGACCGAGGTCTATCACGCCTGTTACTAGACAGCCCGCCAACCCAACCCATGAGCAACCGAGTCTCCTACGCCCAGTACAAGACGCTGAAGAGTCGTCgcacaaccagaccagaactTTTCCGAAAATTCGTGGGACGTCATAACCGTgcaagcttctccaaggAAACCGCTTAGTCGAAGAGACCGAAACCCATGTCCTCATCAGactcctccttctcctcctccttctcctcagcGGGAGCATCAGCGGCAGCACCaccggcggcagcagcgccaccagcagcggcggcaccgccagcaccgccagAGGGAACGGAAGCGAGCTTCTCGGAACCGGCAGCAATGAGCTGTTCAACATGTTAGCATTGCAGATGCGATTGTTGTGTTCGGAGTGTAAGTCGGTTCATACCTCGGAGACGTCCTTGCCCTCAAGCTCGGAGAGGAGAGCCTTCAAGCGGTCATCATCGGCCTCAATACCAACGGCAGAGAGGACGTTCTTGATGTCCTTGGCGGAAGGGGAGTTGTTGCCGgcgaggccgaggaggaggtaAGCTGCGAGGTGCTTCATTTTGAAGGTGGTGACTGATGTGATAAACAACCTTGGTCAGTACTGGGGTCACGAAACAAGGTGTATCAATATTCGGGATAAGGAATGCGCCAGAGTCGGTGTTACAGCCGTCAAGACAGGGACTGGTTGCGCAAAGCGAAGAACGCAAGAATTGCTACTCACAGTTTAAGTGTAAAGAAACACGAGAAATCAATCAATTTAACCGCAAGTTGGGCGGAGACTGAAGACTTCGAGTTCgggtgtggtggtggttggagatggaacaAACTGAAAAAGTTGGCGGAGCTGCACAACACAAAAGTGGCATGCCAATTTTGCAATCCTGTGGGCGACAAAAACGTGATTAGCGAGGACAATCTTAGGGCGGAGTGTGGTTCAGAGTGGGGGCTGAAACCGGTACGTACCTTACAGGCGTCATCTTACTAGCCACATTACACAGCCACAAGGGTCTCCTTGTCtggcaaaaaaaaagttgggcATCACGTGCCCGATTTTGCTCCGAGTTCTTGTGGCGCAAGTCTGGCAGCCCGTTTGCCCAAAGCGCAATGTCTTAAGGTGGCCACGGCACTCATGCCAACGCGGCTTTTCTGCTTCGTTTATTCCATCTTCACCTTTTCTGGGAGAGTGTAGCAGGCTGTCCTGGTGTCTGTAGCGCTTCTGCATCTTTCCCTACTGCAGCAGCGCATCGTTATTTTGATTTAGAACGGTTGCTAAACGCCCCGGCACCAGGTTGTCGCACCAGACAATCGATTCACGATAACCATCGAGATAAGACCGCTGCTCCTTACCATCTATTCCATGCCTTGCGTTGCATAAATACCAACGCCTGCCTGCTGCGGGAGAGAGGGAACCAGAGGAGCAGAGAAACGCCAGCCAAACCACATTTTCCCATTAATATCAGTCTTGCTCTGGATTACTGGCTGGGTGCTATCCACGAAGATAGCTTGCCAAAAGGCAGCCACAATGCCGGTGCGTGCTCACGCTATTTCACTCAGGGTACCTTCAACTTTCGCCTCTTTTGTTTTACTAACATCAAATAAAGATTGGAGATTTGTTAGCCCAAATCAGCGGCGGCGACAAGTCAGCCGCTGCGGCAGCCGCAGTACTCAAAAGGACAAACTCGATTCCAAGTAAACGCAAACCTGACGACGATCTACGCGGCGATGCCTTGAAAACCCCTCGTCGAACGACACCACCTGGGGTGACTGGGCAAGCACCACGGCCAGGTACCAATAAGTCAACTCCTCTTCAGCGACCATATACCGGCAGCTCCCGACCTGGCAACACACCTGCCAGCAATGTGAGTTCCACACCGAAAACATCGAAACCAGGACTCGCAAGTCGACCTGCTCCGGCGCCTGCCCCTGCACCACCAAAagcgccgccaaagaagggATCATTTGCCGAGATTTTGGCTCGTGGACAAAGGGCCCAAGCCGCGATGGGCCAAGTCGGCAAAATCCAACACAAGAAGGTCGAGAAAGGCACTATAAAGAAGACCCGAGACGAACCACCAGCTGTAGCGCCGTCGAAATCACGAAATCCAGTCGCATACACGGGAACATCAAAACCTGGCCAGCGGAACGGCATAAACGGACACAGGCCGCCAATGAAGAACTCGAAAGATCCCCGTGGAGGTGCTGGTGCCCGACCACCCGCAGGTCGTGGCAAAGTAGCCGCTTCcacggcagcagcagcagaggaagaggcagccaagaagattAAAAAGGCAGCACAAGCCACGACAGGTTACACAGGAACGGCGAGACCGAAGCCAGGAAACCCAGTCCGGAAGGACGCACCTCGCGGTGGAGCGTTGCTCAACGCCCCTCGGCACAGCACATCCAAGAACTCCCGCTACGAGGACGATTACGACGAAGAGCTGGACGATTTCATCGAGtatgacgacgaggaagacgaaggcgGTCGCGGTCCCCGGTACGACTACGATTCAGAAGGATCTTCGGACATGGAAGCCGGACTGGATGAACTTGATCAAGAAGAGCGCCGGGCTGAGTTTATTGGCCGCAGGGAAGATCAAGAGGAAGAACGCATAGAGAAGAGTCTCAAGGCCGCCAAGGAAGATCGCAAGCGCAAGGCGTTCGAAGCGTTACGCGCAAGGAGACGTTAGGCTTTGCTCCATGCAATGAGCACTTATTTTTCTTCATGACGTTAATGTCGTTTCTTTACCTATTTTCAGGACGAGGAAGTGTGCAGATTGGCAGTGGCAGGAACCGGCGTTTCAGAAGGTCCTTTATAATGTGCTTGGAGAGATATAGTCATTAGCGATGGAGTTTTGTATTGCTTTCATTCATTCGTCAACACTTTAGGCGTCATTCTTTCGTAGCTAGCATTGATGAGGTTTTGCCATCACAGCGTGGTTCAGATAGTAGAATGACAAATTTTGGACATCCCGAAACATGTTTCACCCTGAATGCTTTGGTGGGAGATCACAAGCTTAGGAAATAAGTCTCGTCTAGTAACAAAAATCAAACAAGAATATATCTCTGCATTATACCGTTGACAATTTATACAACGGCCAAGCAATCGATTCCATTACCAACATGTCTCAATATTGGAATCGGATTCGATCGCTTTATAGATATTTAACCAAGTCCATCGCAAGGGAACGCTCCACAGGTGCCGAGACATAGTCTTGTCATATCCATTCACATAAATAGACACTGGATTGAAGCCCCAAGTAACAAAATGCCTGGGCTGTCCACGTACACAGTCCACAAAACCTCGAACGTGGAGCTCACTGGAGAATACAAAACAAACAAGTTATATTAACACATTTTGTTGACCAAAAATTACAACATCAAGGCAGATCATCAGTCTTCGACTTATCGCCATTCGCACTACCATAAGGCTGCAACAACCACCCCTCGTAATGCTT
Protein-coding sequences here:
- a CDS encoding 60s acidic ribosomal protein domain-containing protein produces the protein MKHLAAYLLLGLAGNNSPSAKDIKNVLSAVGIEADDDRLKALLSELEGKDVSELIAAGSEKLASVPSGGAGGAAAAGGAAAAGGAAADAPAEEKEEEKEESDEDMGFGLFD
- a CDS encoding Chromatin SPT2 (similar to Metarhizium robertsii ARSEF 23 XP_007819575.1) encodes the protein MPIGDLLAQISGGDKSAAAAAAVLKRTNSIPSKRKPDDDLRGDALKTPRRTTPPGVTGQAPRPGTNKSTPLQRPYTGSSRPGNTPASNVSSTPKTSKPGLASRPAPAPAPAPPKAPPKKGSFAEILARGQRAQAAMGQVGKIQHKKVEKGTIKKTRDEPPAVAPSKSRNPVAYTGTSKPGQRNGINGHRPPMKNSKDPRGGAGARPPAGRGKVAASTAAAAEEEAAKKIKKAAQATTGYTGTARPKPGNPVRKDAPRGGALLNAPRHSTSKNSRYEDDYDEELDDFIEYDDEEDEGGRGPRYDYDSEGSSDMEAGLDELDQEERRAEFIGRREDQEEERIEKSLKAAKEDRKRKAFEALRARRR